One window from the genome of Streptomyces sp. NBC_00708 encodes:
- a CDS encoding carboxymuconolactone decarboxylase family protein produces MEARLNLFTNAVAAKTLKHFVAAGKELAAATTIPGHTLELVTLRASQINGCAVCVDMHTKDLLAGGESTTRVNLVAAWREAKVFTDAERAALDFVEQATRIADGAGGVPDEVWAGAAKHYDEDEMAALVSVTALINAFNRLNVATQQPAGAYVAGQYA; encoded by the coding sequence ATGGAAGCGCGCCTCAACCTCTTCACCAACGCCGTCGCGGCCAAGACCCTCAAGCACTTCGTCGCGGCGGGCAAGGAGCTCGCCGCGGCCACCACGATTCCGGGCCACACGCTGGAGCTGGTCACGCTGCGCGCCAGCCAGATCAACGGCTGCGCGGTCTGCGTCGACATGCACACCAAGGACCTCCTCGCCGGCGGCGAGTCCACCACCCGCGTCAACCTGGTCGCCGCCTGGCGCGAGGCCAAGGTCTTCACCGACGCCGAACGCGCCGCCCTGGACTTCGTCGAGCAGGCCACGCGCATCGCCGACGGGGCGGGCGGGGTTCCGGACGAGGTCTGGGCCGGGGCGGCCAAGCACTACGACGAGGACGAGATGGCGGCCCTCGTGAGCGTCACCGCCCTCATCAACGCCTTCAACCGCCTCAACGTCGCCACCCAGCAGCCGGCGGGCGCCTACGTGGCCGGCCAGTACGCCTGA
- a CDS encoding GH25 family lysozyme → MTTRKRFTAAGVIATSAALLLGLMSGSASAAPRHDNPVPLGKGYMGVGYVQDSKDFVPDTRQLHLDPGAGAQLKANPEGIDVSSWQGGINWSSVRGAGIEFAWMKATEGLTYKDPTFSANYLNAYNAGVIRGAYHYARPDVSGGAAQADFFASNGGAWSRDNLTLPGVLDIEGTCYGYSQASMQQWILDFYNQYKARTGRDVVIYTSPSWWNTCTGGWSGMSARSPLWVANWTTGTPSIPSGFPFYTVWQYTSTGAVNGVSGNVDRDRFSGDRSRLLALANNTP, encoded by the coding sequence ATGACCACGCGCAAGAGATTCACCGCGGCCGGTGTCATCGCCACCAGCGCGGCACTGCTGCTCGGCCTGATGTCCGGCTCCGCGTCGGCGGCGCCCCGCCACGACAACCCCGTCCCGCTCGGCAAGGGATACATGGGCGTCGGCTACGTCCAGGACAGCAAGGACTTCGTACCGGACACCCGGCAGCTGCACCTCGACCCCGGTGCCGGCGCTCAGCTCAAGGCGAACCCCGAGGGCATCGACGTCTCCAGCTGGCAGGGCGGCATCAACTGGAGCTCGGTGCGCGGCGCGGGCATCGAGTTCGCCTGGATGAAGGCGACCGAGGGGCTGACGTACAAGGACCCGACGTTCAGCGCCAACTACCTGAACGCCTACAACGCGGGCGTGATCCGGGGCGCGTACCACTACGCCCGGCCGGACGTCTCCGGCGGCGCGGCCCAGGCGGACTTCTTCGCGAGCAACGGCGGCGCCTGGTCCCGCGACAACCTCACGCTTCCGGGCGTGCTGGACATCGAGGGCACCTGCTACGGCTACTCCCAGGCCTCCATGCAGCAGTGGATCCTCGACTTCTACAACCAGTACAAGGCCCGCACCGGCCGTGACGTCGTGATCTACACCAGCCCGAGCTGGTGGAACACCTGCACCGGCGGCTGGAGCGGCATGTCCGCCCGCAGTCCCCTGTGGGTCGCGAACTGGACCACCGGCACCCCCAGCATCCCGTCGGGCTTCCCCTTCTACACGGTCTGGCAGTACACCTCCACCGGCGCGGTGAACGGTGTCTCCGGCAACGTCGACCGCGACCGCTTCAGCGGCGACCGCTCCCGCCTCCTCGCCCTGGCGAACAACACGCCGTGA
- a CDS encoding beta-N-acetylhexosaminidase, which produces MTPPLSRRGALIAGAAALAGGLAPAAGAEAALRLPMATRPRFSALSPLQRAGQCVIHSYPGLTPPASLMDAIKQGHTAGVIFFGENIQNLSQIEGVINSMKAAHASSPVKAPLLLMTDQEGGVIRRLPGEPVKSAKDVGASADPHYWADFTGSGAGLNLAGIGMNVNLAPVLDVYRKDGDFTDQYERSYSKSAAAVASCGSTFITAQQAEGVAATAKHFPGLGPATASQNTDLRAVTISTSASSLRSVDEAPYRDAIAAGVKLVMLSWAVYTALDSARPAGLSPTVVGELRNRLGFKGVTVTDALEAGALSSYGSTSQRAVKAAAAGMDLILCSARSVSQGDEAVTALADALGDSLDPAAFDAAAARVNALRAGL; this is translated from the coding sequence ATGACCCCACCGCTCAGCAGGCGCGGCGCCCTGATCGCCGGAGCCGCGGCCCTGGCCGGCGGCTTGGCCCCGGCGGCCGGCGCGGAGGCGGCCCTCCGGCTGCCGATGGCCACGCGGCCCCGCTTCTCCGCCCTGTCCCCCCTCCAGCGCGCCGGGCAGTGCGTGATCCACTCCTACCCGGGGCTCACCCCGCCCGCGTCCCTGATGGACGCCATCAAGCAGGGGCACACGGCCGGGGTCATCTTCTTCGGCGAGAACATCCAGAACCTGAGCCAGATCGAGGGCGTCATCAACTCGATGAAGGCGGCCCACGCCTCGTCCCCGGTCAAGGCCCCGCTGCTCCTGATGACCGACCAGGAGGGCGGCGTCATCCGCCGGCTGCCCGGCGAGCCCGTGAAGTCCGCGAAGGACGTCGGCGCCTCGGCCGATCCGCACTACTGGGCCGACTTCACCGGCAGCGGCGCGGGCCTGAACCTCGCGGGCATCGGCATGAACGTCAACCTCGCCCCGGTCCTGGACGTCTACCGCAAGGACGGCGACTTCACCGACCAGTACGAGCGCTCGTACAGCAAGTCGGCCGCCGCCGTGGCCAGTTGCGGGTCCACCTTCATCACCGCCCAGCAGGCCGAGGGTGTCGCCGCCACCGCCAAGCACTTCCCGGGCCTCGGCCCGGCGACGGCGAGCCAGAACACCGACCTGCGCGCCGTCACGATCAGCACCTCCGCCTCCAGCCTGCGCAGCGTGGACGAGGCGCCGTACCGGGACGCGATCGCCGCCGGCGTCAAGCTCGTCATGCTCTCCTGGGCCGTCTACACCGCCCTGGACTCCGCCCGCCCCGCCGGTCTCTCCCCGACCGTCGTCGGCGAGCTGCGCAACCGCCTCGGCTTCAAGGGCGTCACGGTCACCGACGCCCTGGAGGCCGGTGCGCTCTCGTCCTACGGCAGTACGTCCCAGCGCGCCGTGAAGGCCGCCGCGGCGGGCATGGACCTCATCCTCTGCTCGGCGCGCAGCGTCTCCCAGGGCGACGAGGCGGTAACCGCCCTGGCCGACGCCCTGGGCGACTCCCTCGACCCGGCCGCGTTCGACGCCGCCGCCGCCCGCGTGAACGCCCTGCGGGCCGGACTGTGA
- a CDS encoding class I SAM-dependent methyltransferase, which yields MTDAPVSSPAPGSAADVVRTWDARAEHYLRLFRDELEGKPYDLEVLHAFADRVGAGARVYDAGCGPCGHVTALLASHGLDVLGIDLSPRCVALARREQPGCRFAVMDQGAIGAGPLDGLVAYYSLHDQPKRLLPATLAAWAAAVRPGGQLLIVAKEGTGDGVVDDPLGGELRVYWAEFTAYELRTAARGAGFRVDDCTVREAYEDEIPARRVYLAATRS from the coding sequence GTGACCGACGCGCCCGTCTCCTCTCCCGCCCCCGGCAGCGCCGCCGACGTCGTCCGTACGTGGGACGCGCGCGCGGAGCACTATCTCCGGCTCTTCCGCGACGAGCTGGAGGGCAAGCCGTACGACCTGGAGGTCCTGCACGCCTTCGCGGACCGGGTCGGTGCGGGGGCCAGGGTGTACGACGCCGGGTGCGGGCCCTGCGGCCATGTGACGGCCCTGCTGGCGTCCCACGGCCTCGATGTGCTGGGCATCGACCTCTCGCCCCGCTGCGTGGCGCTGGCGCGCCGCGAGCAACCGGGCTGCCGGTTCGCCGTCATGGACCAGGGCGCGATCGGCGCGGGCCCGCTCGACGGGCTGGTCGCGTACTACTCGCTGCACGACCAGCCCAAGCGCCTGCTGCCCGCGACGCTGGCTGCCTGGGCGGCAGCGGTACGCCCCGGCGGGCAACTGCTGATCGTGGCGAAGGAGGGCACGGGGGACGGGGTCGTCGACGACCCCCTGGGCGGCGAACTCCGCGTGTACTGGGCGGAGTTCACGGCGTACGAACTGCGCACGGCGGCCCGGGGCGCGGGTTTCCGCGTCGACGACTGCACGGTCCGCGAGGCGTACGAGGACGAGATCCCGGCCCGCCGTGTCTACCTCGCGGCGACGAGGTCCTAG
- a CDS encoding DUF397 domain-containing protein — protein MTRAAHGTGLNWFKSSYSGSEGGNCLEVAYDWRKSSYSSDQGGDCVEVAAHTAAVHIRDSKVTDGPVLTVPPTAWNSFLRANV, from the coding sequence ATGACCCGCGCAGCACACGGAACCGGCCTCAACTGGTTCAAGTCCAGCTACAGCGGCAGTGAAGGTGGCAACTGCCTCGAAGTCGCCTACGACTGGCGCAAGTCGAGCTACAGCAGCGACCAGGGCGGCGACTGCGTCGAGGTCGCCGCGCACACCGCCGCCGTGCACATCCGGGACTCCAAGGTGACCGACGGTCCCGTCCTCACCGTCCCGCCCACCGCCTGGAACTCGTTCCTCCGGGCAAACGTCTAG
- a CDS encoding helix-turn-helix domain-containing protein: MQRAKQTKKKRITSWHLIGAQVAMFRRAGSLTQAALADRCRVSEDTIASIEQGRRPLQLDFAILLDRLLETKGALEVAVERVPEKERFPAFVQDFVEYEQEALSLVSYQSQVIPGLLQTEEYARFVFSCLYPPIEDDEQDAWVKARLDRQRLLVRKPRPMLHFILEESILRSEIGDPSMMRRQIEHLRKCANLPFLCLQIMPMKLPKHAGLAGPMVLLETPDHDQLAYIEGQGVSFLVDDPDEVSVLLQKCGMLRSQALSPEESVRLMDDLLGET, translated from the coding sequence ATGCAGCGAGCGAAGCAGACGAAGAAGAAGCGGATCACGTCGTGGCACCTGATCGGCGCTCAGGTGGCCATGTTCCGTCGAGCGGGCAGCCTGACACAGGCAGCGCTCGCCGATCGATGCCGCGTCAGCGAAGACACGATCGCGTCGATCGAGCAGGGGCGGCGCCCGCTCCAGCTGGACTTCGCCATCCTCCTCGACCGACTTCTGGAAACCAAGGGCGCCTTAGAGGTCGCCGTGGAACGGGTGCCGGAGAAGGAGCGGTTCCCGGCGTTCGTACAGGACTTCGTCGAGTACGAACAGGAAGCGCTGAGCCTGGTCTCGTATCAGAGCCAGGTCATCCCCGGGCTCCTTCAGACGGAGGAGTACGCACGGTTCGTCTTCTCCTGCCTGTACCCGCCCATCGAGGACGACGAGCAGGATGCGTGGGTGAAGGCCCGCCTCGACCGTCAGCGACTCCTGGTGCGCAAGCCGCGTCCGATGCTCCACTTCATCCTGGAGGAGAGCATCCTGCGCAGCGAGATCGGGGACCCATCGATGATGCGGAGGCAGATCGAGCATCTCCGCAAGTGCGCCAATCTCCCCTTCCTGTGCCTCCAGATCATGCCCATGAAGCTGCCCAAGCACGCAGGTCTCGCAGGCCCCATGGTCCTTCTGGAGACCCCGGACCACGATCAACTGGCCTACATCGAGGGGCAGGGAGTCAGCTTCCTGGTCGATGACCCGGACGAAGTCAGCGTCCTCTTGCAGAAATGTGGGATGCTCCGATCGCAGGCGCTCTCACCCGAGGAGAGTGTCCGCCTAATGGACGACCTGCTTGGAGAGACATGA
- a CDS encoding ATP-binding protein translates to MNETTQLLESREAFYRRERRSVPLVRTFVRQALADWACEKHKVCTDDVLLCVSELATNALLHGVPPGRGFKLFLHWDGAEGRLRVEIHDSGDGGVPEAAPCPDPTAERGRGLTLVAALAAKWGVGERVPGKIVWCEFAAEKQGPVRQGGAGCHSAPLRQSALR, encoded by the coding sequence GTGAACGAAACAACTCAACTCCTTGAATCCCGCGAAGCGTTCTACCGTCGCGAGCGCAGGTCCGTGCCACTCGTGCGGACGTTCGTACGGCAGGCGCTGGCCGACTGGGCGTGCGAGAAGCACAAGGTGTGCACGGACGACGTGCTGCTCTGCGTGAGCGAACTCGCGACCAACGCGCTCCTGCACGGGGTGCCGCCGGGGCGCGGCTTCAAGCTGTTTCTGCACTGGGACGGCGCCGAGGGCCGGCTGCGGGTCGAGATCCACGACAGCGGGGACGGCGGGGTGCCGGAGGCGGCCCCGTGTCCGGACCCGACGGCGGAGCGGGGGCGCGGGCTGACGCTGGTCGCCGCACTGGCGGCCAAGTGGGGCGTCGGTGAACGCGTCCCGGGCAAGATCGTCTGGTGCGAGTTCGCCGCCGAGAAACAGGGGCCCGTGCGTCAGGGGGGTGCGGGGTGTCATTCCGCTCCGCTGCGGCAGTCTGCACTCAGGTGA
- a CDS encoding HINT domain-containing protein: MVATDTHPFWVPELKKWVPAGDLEVGQWLRTSAGTHVPITAVRHYTKHQRTHDLTIQDVHAFYVLAEDTSILVHNRGATFGSTARSGRPDGQTVFAGHGGWSLRNDWTRVPEGTSLATYGPKGRSIGDFTGFRIEVGDTIAPMKIYGPGARVRNLQLYPPVNPPLVVHRRSITVTSQTPLSELLQPGMGMCHWAACQ, from the coding sequence ATAGTCGCCACCGACACCCACCCCTTCTGGGTGCCAGAACTCAAGAAGTGGGTACCCGCGGGCGATCTCGAAGTCGGACAGTGGCTCCGCACAAGCGCCGGCACACACGTCCCAATCACCGCAGTACGCCACTACACCAAGCACCAACGTACACACGACCTAACCATCCAGGATGTGCACGCGTTTTATGTGCTGGCAGAGGACACCTCGATCCTCGTCCATAACCGTGGTGCCACGTTTGGGTCCACTGCCAGAAGTGGCCGTCCAGACGGCCAGACGGTCTTCGCGGGACATGGTGGTTGGTCTCTCCGAAATGATTGGACTAGAGTACCGGAGGGCACGTCGCTTGCAACGTACGGGCCGAAGGGGCGTTCGATCGGCGATTTCACGGGATTCCGTATAGAGGTCGGCGACACGATTGCTCCCATGAAAATTTATGGCCCCGGCGCTCGAGTGCGTAATCTGCAATTGTATCCTCCCGTAAACCCACCCCTGGTTGTTCATCGGAGGTCGATTACTGTGACCTCTCAAACGCCACTGTCTGAGTTGCTGCAACCTGGCATGGGGATGTGCCACTGGGCAGCCTGCCAATAA
- a CDS encoding NAD(P)/FAD-dependent oxidoreductase, with the protein MSDMTQRYDVVVVGGGAAGLSGALALGRARRSVLVIDAGNPRNAPAAHVHNYLGREGTPPGELLATGREEVAGYGVEVVTGEVTVAERLPEGAGFRVVRGDGTAVAARRMLVTTGLVDELPAIPGLAERWGREVLHCPYCHGWEVRDAAIGVIGVSPMAVHQALLWRQWSEDVTLFLHRAPEPSDEEYEQLAARGIAVVDGEVAGLEVSGDRLTGVRLAGGRVVERAAVVVQPRFTARSGVLESLGLRPVPLEMGGHTLGSYIEADPNGATVVPGVWVAGNVTGLMDQVIGAAAAGLKAGGAINGDLVMEDTERAVKARNAPSDAQMWDDRYRESDRIWSGKPNTVLVREVEDLEPGRALDLGCGEGADAVWLAGRGWRVTATDISRVALGRAAEHAAEAGVADRVDWQFHDLGVTFPEGAYDLVSAQFLHSMGDLPRERILRRAARAVAPGGVLLIVGHAGFPAWDHHHADMELPTPDEVLASLELPEGEWEVLLSAEHERVQNDPDGNPTTRTDNALKIRRR; encoded by the coding sequence ATGAGCGACATGACGCAGAGGTACGACGTAGTGGTGGTCGGCGGCGGGGCTGCCGGGCTGAGTGGGGCGCTGGCCCTGGGGCGGGCGCGGCGGTCCGTGCTGGTGATTGACGCGGGGAACCCGCGCAACGCGCCCGCCGCGCACGTACACAACTACCTGGGGCGGGAGGGCACCCCGCCCGGCGAACTCCTGGCGACCGGCCGGGAGGAAGTGGCCGGGTACGGGGTGGAGGTCGTCACCGGTGAGGTCACCGTGGCCGAGCGGCTGCCGGAGGGCGCCGGGTTCCGGGTCGTGCGCGGGGACGGGACGGCCGTGGCGGCGCGGCGGATGCTGGTCACGACCGGGCTGGTCGACGAGTTGCCGGCGATCCCGGGCCTGGCCGAGCGGTGGGGCCGCGAGGTGCTGCACTGCCCGTACTGCCACGGCTGGGAGGTGCGGGACGCGGCGATCGGTGTCATCGGGGTCAGCCCCATGGCCGTGCACCAGGCGCTGCTGTGGCGGCAGTGGAGCGAGGACGTCACGCTCTTCCTGCACCGGGCGCCGGAGCCCAGTGACGAGGAGTACGAGCAGCTTGCCGCGCGTGGCATCGCGGTCGTGGACGGCGAGGTGGCCGGGCTGGAGGTGAGCGGCGACCGGCTGACCGGCGTACGCCTCGCGGGCGGCCGGGTGGTCGAGCGGGCGGCCGTGGTCGTGCAGCCGAGGTTCACGGCGCGCTCCGGCGTACTGGAGAGCCTGGGGCTGCGGCCCGTACCGCTGGAGATGGGCGGGCACACCCTCGGCTCGTACATCGAGGCGGACCCGAACGGGGCCACGGTGGTGCCCGGTGTGTGGGTGGCCGGGAACGTCACCGGTCTGATGGACCAGGTGATCGGCGCGGCGGCGGCCGGGCTGAAGGCGGGCGGGGCCATCAACGGGGACCTCGTCATGGAGGACACCGAGCGCGCCGTGAAGGCCCGCAACGCGCCCTCGGACGCGCAGATGTGGGACGACCGCTACCGCGAGAGCGACCGGATCTGGAGCGGGAAGCCCAACACCGTGCTCGTCCGCGAGGTCGAGGACCTGGAGCCGGGCCGCGCGCTGGACCTGGGCTGCGGGGAGGGCGCGGACGCGGTGTGGCTGGCGGGCCGGGGCTGGCGGGTCACCGCCACGGACATCTCGCGCGTGGCGCTCGGCCGAGCCGCCGAGCACGCGGCGGAGGCCGGGGTCGCCGACCGGGTGGACTGGCAGTTCCACGACCTGGGCGTCACGTTCCCCGAAGGGGCGTACGACCTTGTCTCGGCGCAGTTCCTGCACTCCATGGGCGACCTGCCCCGGGAACGCATTCTGCGCCGGGCGGCCCGCGCGGTCGCCCCGGGCGGGGTGCTGCTGATCGTGGGCCACGCGGGCTTCCCGGCCTGGGACCACCACCACGCGGACATGGAGCTGCCGACACCGGACGAGGTGCTGGCCTCGCTGGAGCTGCCGGAGGGGGAGTGGGAGGTGCTGCTCAGCGCGGAGCACGAGCGCGTGCAGAACGACCCGGACGGCAATCCCACCACCCGTACGGACAACGCCCTGAAGATCAGGCGGCGTTGA
- a CDS encoding DinB family protein: MNASETAPANTGSDERADLLEALGKQRHFLRFTTRDLTDEEAGQRTTKSELCLGGLIKHVTSVERTWAAFIVEGASAMPDFTAMTEADFAERADDFRMLPGETLAGVLDAYEKVAEATDELVASLPDLGVSHALPKAPWFDGDAKWSARRVLVHIVAETAQHAGHADIIRESLDGAKSMG; encoded by the coding sequence ATGAACGCCAGCGAGACGGCCCCCGCGAACACCGGCTCCGACGAGCGCGCCGACCTGCTGGAGGCGCTGGGCAAGCAGCGGCACTTCCTGCGGTTCACCACCCGCGACCTGACCGACGAGGAGGCCGGGCAGCGGACCACGAAGAGCGAGCTGTGTCTCGGCGGTCTGATCAAGCACGTCACCTCGGTGGAGCGGACCTGGGCCGCGTTCATCGTGGAGGGCGCCTCCGCGATGCCGGACTTCACCGCGATGACCGAGGCGGACTTCGCCGAGCGGGCCGACGATTTCCGGATGCTGCCGGGCGAGACGCTGGCCGGTGTGCTCGACGCGTACGAGAAGGTGGCGGAGGCGACCGACGAGCTGGTCGCCTCGCTGCCCGACCTGGGCGTCTCGCACGCGCTGCCGAAGGCGCCCTGGTTCGACGGGGACGCGAAGTGGTCGGCCCGCCGGGTGCTGGTGCACATCGTCGCGGAGACCGCGCAGCACGCCGGCCACGCGGACATCATCCGGGAGTCGCTGGACGGCGCGAAGTCCATGGGCTGA
- a CDS encoding YceI family protein — protein sequence MALFNRKNDAATAVTTAEVDPALAALTGDYTIDPAHSSIGFTVRHAMVTNVRGSFADHEGSLKLDGSDPANSSASIDVKIASVDTGIKDRDGHLVSGDFFDAEKFPLMTFRSTSAEQLGGDKYRVTGDLTIKDVTRPLAIDLEFNGSATDVYGNERVGFEGGAEILRSDWGLTWNAALETGGVMVSDKVKLNFDISAIKAAAPQA from the coding sequence ATGGCTCTGTTCAACCGCAAGAACGACGCCGCCACCGCCGTGACCACGGCCGAGGTCGACCCCGCCCTGGCCGCTCTCACGGGTGACTACACGATCGACCCGGCGCACAGCAGCATCGGCTTCACCGTGCGGCACGCCATGGTCACCAACGTGCGCGGCTCCTTCGCCGACCACGAGGGCTCCCTGAAGCTGGACGGCAGCGACCCGGCCAACTCCTCGGCCTCGATCGACGTGAAGATCGCCAGCGTGGACACCGGTATCAAGGACCGCGACGGCCACCTGGTGAGCGGCGACTTCTTCGACGCCGAGAAGTTCCCCCTGATGACCTTCCGCTCGACCTCGGCCGAGCAGCTCGGCGGTGACAAGTACCGCGTCACCGGCGACCTCACCATCAAGGACGTGACCCGGCCGCTCGCCATCGACCTGGAGTTCAACGGCTCCGCGACCGATGTCTACGGCAACGAGCGCGTCGGCTTCGAGGGCGGCGCCGAGATCCTGCGCTCCGACTGGGGCCTGACCTGGAACGCGGCGCTGGAGACCGGCGGCGTGATGGTCAGCGACAAGGTGAAGCTGAACTTCGACATCTCCGCGATCAAGGCCGCCGCCCCGCAGGCCTGA
- a CDS encoding DUF4185 domain-containing protein — MHANNPSRRALLRTGAGAALAAAGLATGAPAASAASLVTGGRIRNLTGPAETGRFAAPWTDLGIPARCPDGSMLLVCGDTFDGGGVGGPDWRAPVGLRASNASPGSLVIDGSVGGAHAVGLVPEGHAGGTTAIPSDVFTVGSTMYMHLMRGVIYRTHHSDFWRSDDNGNTWQYLCQWPGDQYGGQFQQKTYAVADDGYCYVLSTAFNRDVTSGLLLHRVRQDALGNPAAYQPWGYAGGVWAWGNPPTTVTAARRWGEICFRAMGGKYAFTWLNMAPLDIRAQIFALPTSNLFATPEQTMIVPTVPGLEVGNAVASPYGGFIVPGSTFADFHIAVSQWFDNQNYRVMQYRINGLAA; from the coding sequence ATGCATGCGAACAACCCGAGCCGCCGCGCCCTGCTGCGCACCGGCGCCGGCGCCGCCCTCGCCGCGGCCGGACTCGCCACCGGCGCCCCGGCCGCGAGCGCCGCGTCCCTCGTCACCGGCGGCAGGATCCGCAACCTCACCGGCCCGGCGGAGACCGGCCGCTTCGCCGCACCCTGGACGGACCTCGGCATCCCGGCCCGCTGCCCCGACGGCTCGATGCTCCTCGTCTGCGGCGACACCTTCGACGGCGGCGGGGTCGGCGGACCCGACTGGCGCGCCCCCGTGGGACTGCGGGCCTCCAACGCCTCCCCCGGCTCCCTCGTCATCGACGGGAGCGTCGGCGGCGCCCATGCCGTCGGGCTCGTCCCCGAGGGCCACGCGGGCGGCACCACGGCCATCCCGTCCGACGTGTTCACCGTCGGCTCCACGATGTACATGCACCTGATGCGCGGGGTCATCTACCGCACGCACCACTCGGACTTCTGGCGCTCCGACGACAACGGCAACACCTGGCAGTACCTCTGCCAGTGGCCCGGCGACCAGTACGGCGGCCAGTTCCAGCAGAAGACGTACGCGGTCGCCGACGACGGGTACTGCTACGTCCTGTCCACCGCGTTCAACCGGGACGTCACCTCGGGGCTGCTGCTCCACCGGGTGCGGCAGGACGCCCTCGGGAACCCCGCCGCCTACCAGCCCTGGGGGTACGCGGGCGGCGTCTGGGCCTGGGGGAACCCGCCGACCACCGTCACCGCGGCCCGCCGCTGGGGCGAGATCTGCTTCCGGGCCATGGGCGGGAAGTACGCGTTCACCTGGCTCAACATGGCCCCGCTCGACATCCGGGCGCAGATCTTCGCGCTGCCCACGTCGAACCTGTTCGCCACCCCGGAACAGACCATGATCGTGCCCACCGTGCCCGGTCTGGAGGTGGGCAACGCGGTCGCCAGCCCGTACGGCGGCTTCATCGTCCCGGGATCGACGTTCGCCGACTTCCACATCGCCGTCAGCCAGTGGTTCGACAACCAGAACTACCGGGTCATGCAGTACCGCATCAACGGCCTCGCCGCCTGA
- a CDS encoding copper homeostasis protein CutC has translation MSPRPALEIAVTSPAGARAARENGADRVELCTALELGGLTPSAALVEAVAAEGLPVQVLVRCRPGDFVHDAEEIALMAAEVRSVIASGASGVVIGALTADGALDTEAVARLADAARASGRPVEVTLHRAVDQSADPVATAALLPSLGLTRVLTSGGAPAAAEGLATIAAMATAAPEVEVMAGGGVRLADIPALASAGVASVHLSAKTRAPRRAGSAWVPLGAGGTSAEQDTHFVTDPEVVARARRALEAVV, from the coding sequence ATGAGCCCCCGTCCCGCGCTGGAGATCGCCGTCACCTCACCGGCCGGCGCCCGCGCCGCCCGCGAGAACGGCGCCGACCGGGTCGAGCTGTGCACCGCGCTGGAGCTGGGCGGTCTGACCCCGTCGGCCGCCCTGGTCGAGGCGGTCGCCGCGGAGGGGCTGCCGGTGCAGGTGCTGGTGCGGTGCCGGCCCGGCGACTTCGTCCACGACGCGGAGGAGATCGCCCTCATGGCCGCCGAGGTCCGGTCGGTCATCGCTTCCGGCGCCTCCGGGGTGGTCATCGGCGCGCTCACCGCCGACGGCGCCCTGGACACCGAAGCGGTCGCCCGGCTCGCCGACGCGGCCCGCGCCTCGGGCCGCCCGGTGGAGGTGACCCTGCACCGGGCCGTCGACCAGTCCGCGGACCCGGTGGCCACCGCCGCGCTGCTGCCCTCCCTCGGCCTGACCCGGGTCCTCACGTCGGGCGGCGCCCCCGCTGCGGCCGAGGGGCTGGCGACGATCGCCGCGATGGCCACGGCCGCCCCGGAGGTGGAGGTGATGGCCGGCGGCGGTGTACGCCTCGCCGACATCCCGGCGCTGGCCTCGGCCGGTGTCGCCTCCGTCCACCTCTCCGCCAAGACCCGCGCGCCTCGCCGGGCGGGCAGCGCCTGGGTTCCGCTCGGCGCGGGAGGTACGTCGGCCGAGCAGGACACCCACTTCGTCACCGACCCCGAGGTCGTGGCGCGGGCGCGCCGGGCTCTGGAAGCGGTGGTCTGA